In one Burkholderiales bacterium GJ-E10 genomic region, the following are encoded:
- a CDS encoding transcriptional regulator: MHPQRVESLSHAQRERLAYIDFRLYFFGEIGRPDLIERFGVAPAGATRDLALYREIAPQNITFDGSNKIYRIGQAFSPLFDHASQRVLSALALGFGDGVNGATQPLLPCESPTALSNPRMDVLAPVCRAIHAKRPVAIRYHSMSSGESERVIVPFALVDTGLRWHIRAFDRKSGEFRDFVVTRIEAPTLLDEEPQANERLDNDIQWTRIVELDFVPHPRLERPEIIKMDYGMTDGSIRMRVRAAVAGYMLLRWSVDCSPDHRLKEEQYRLWLSDPLALYGVENAKLAPGYQAPSSPKKR, encoded by the coding sequence ATGCACCCCCAGCGCGTCGAGAGCTTGAGCCACGCCCAGCGCGAGCGGCTGGCCTACATCGACTTCCGGCTCTACTTCTTCGGTGAGATCGGTCGCCCGGACCTGATTGAGCGCTTCGGCGTGGCTCCGGCAGGCGCGACACGCGACTTGGCGCTGTACCGGGAAATCGCGCCGCAGAACATCACCTTTGACGGTAGCAACAAGATCTACCGGATCGGGCAGGCGTTCTCCCCGCTGTTCGACCACGCATCGCAGCGCGTGCTGTCGGCCCTGGCTCTGGGCTTCGGCGATGGTGTGAACGGCGCAACGCAACCGCTGCTGCCGTGCGAGTCGCCCACCGCCCTGAGCAACCCCAGGATGGATGTGCTGGCCCCGGTCTGCCGAGCGATCCACGCCAAGCGGCCAGTTGCTATCCGCTACCACTCGATGAGCAGCGGTGAGTCAGAGCGCGTCATCGTGCCCTTTGCGCTGGTGGACACCGGGCTGCGCTGGCACATCCGGGCATTTGATAGGAAGAGCGGCGAGTTCCGGGACTTCGTCGTCACCCGTATCGAAGCGCCGACGCTGCTCGATGAGGAGCCGCAGGCGAACGAGCGTCTGGACAACGACATCCAGTGGACGCGCATCGTCGAGCTGGACTTCGTGCCGCACCCGCGCCTTGAGCGCCCCGAGATCATCAAGATGGACTACGGGATGACCGACGGCTCGATCCGGATGCGCGTTCGCGCCGCCGTCGCGGGCTACATGCTGCTGCGCTGGAGCGTGGACTGCTCGCCCGACCATCGTCTCAAGGAAGAGCAGTACCGCCTGTGGCTCAGCGATCCGCTGGCGCTGTACGGCGTCGAGAACGCCAAGCTGGCTCCGGGCTACCAAGCCCCAAGCAGCCCAAAGAAAAGATAG